The nucleotide sequence ATTATAAATTTACTTGGTGATTTATTGGTTTCACCCATTCGAAGGGTTAAGGTGAAGGCCTTGGATACGCTAGCTGCTCTAtgttacaaaaacaaagaaGCCTGTAAGCAATGTGCCATGTCAAAAATAAAGGACAAACCTCTTATGGAAATTGTGATAAGACTACTTAATGAAAGTCAACCTGCGGATATTCAAATGCGTGCTGCAAAATGTCTGACTTTCATGTTTCGAATGCGGGTTTTAACTGCAGATTCATGGGATCATGTTATTGTCAGAAAAGTGCTGACACGTTTGGTTAGAATGTGTGATATGGAATCGGACCCTGATCAGCGCATTTGCAGTGCCGAAACTCTTGCGTATTTGATCGAAGTTGATCCACCTTTGCAAAGACTTGCTTATATCTGTGAACAGTTTCCTCACAAATTAGAAGCTTATTTTAAATATCCTTCAGTAAGCTTAACAAAGAACGAACACAATATAAAATTCTTCAAGCACGCTTTAAAACATGGAAAACAGTTACACAGAGCAGGATTTTTAGCGTACGCCTCACTTCTTTCAAATGACGAAGATATCCGAAAACAAGTTGCCACAGAGCTGCTGGTAAAACACATTTCAGAATCTCTAATCGATCCTTGTGCATTAGTTCGCTCGGCTGCATTAAAATGCCTTTTAAGTTTATCTCGCTCCGTACATCTACTTCGTACAACTTTTCAGGACGTAGGTATTTGGAAATCATTATTAAAATTGATGCAGGACTTTGCACAAGATATTAATGAAACAAAGATCATCAGCAGTGTATTGTGCAACCTAATGCTTGACATTTCACCCTGCAAAATGGACTTGAAAGCAGCTGGATTGATAAAAACCATAACTGAATGGTTAAATGTGGAGGATTTAAGACTGAACGCTATTTGGATCTTTATGAATATGTCGTTCCATGCTGAATtagcattaaaattagagataCTTGAAGCGATCAGCTTTGAACAGATATTGCAATTGTTACAAGACAGTGATCGTGATGTTATTATACGTACTTTGGGACTCCTGCGTAACATACTCAGCTCGGATCAAGATAAAATAATGCCATTATATGGCGTAAATATCATACAAGCTTGTAAACACGTTTTAACTGCATTCTCTGATGCTGGAACTGGCCATCCTGGCTTACATTCAGAGTACGAGTGCATACGTGCCCATATAGTGTGCATACTCGCAGGTGTGGCGGGTGGGGATGGAGGGTCAACAGTAAAGACCTTTCTCGAGAATGAAACGGAACTTTTGCAGCAAGTTGTTAGCTATTTGATGCATTTTGACCTTAATCTGCAAATGGCTTCAGTATCATTTATATACAATTTTGTTAGAATGAATACAGGCTGTGTGGAACGTCAGGCCGTAATGATAGAGTTGGGAGCAGTGAACAGCTTACAACATCTACAAACCACTAACGATACTGTTCTTTATGATAAAGTGGATAAAGTACTTCAGCAGTTTCagaatacaaaataatttttggtaACAAATGTACTGTTtcttttattataaatcaactgATTGACCAGAGTCTTGACAATCAGCTATTGATATATAGAAGGCTTATAAGTTTTTGAAGTACCGGTAACTTAACTGCAATCTTTTTGAAAACAGCCTATGACATGGTTTGAGTTCAACAGACTAGTCCCTTGACGGCTGGTCATTGacgtttgaacaaaaaatttttatGCACGAATGAAAGTTTCAAAcctttttgatatattttttcttacTTTGGAATTGTTGTTCTTTcattataacaaaatagaaatggCACACAAGTTTCTGGTATTCAAGTTCATGACAGTACAGTTTGTTACTTAGTACACAAAACTAGTTCTTGACAAGGCAAATAGCTTCGATAAAATGAAGTATAccattatttatatataccaaATTATCGATATCTATTTCCCTATAATCATACCTAGATGGAAAATTTAAGtatatttatcttttattataatattaaatctCTAAAAGTACTAAAGCAGTGGTGTCGCTTATGTCATTCCATTGACTAGGTATAAGGTTTATTCAATGGAAGAAGTTTTTCATTGATAATCATCCTTGCTTCGGTTATTTATTATCTGGTGGTAAACTCAGCACATACATGGTAAGTCCTTGTGGTATTCACAGAGTGAGTTTTATTTCTAGAATGCGTAATACTTTTCGCTTGGTAATTCCCTCCAATTATAATGTGCTGTATTCACAGGGCTGATGCAATCATCTGTTATTAAGGTGAACTAACAAAGGATATACTCTAATACCAGGAAGTTTAGTCAAATAAGATTGCAAGAATGATTATTGATTTGCGGTGAGACAGGTTCATACAGATTCCAATAACATGTCTAAGTAGATTTGTGTGACATTATTGATTTTTTGTGGTTTGCTTTCCCAGATTAAACTGTGAGCAAGgcaagaaaatttttttgtgtaGGTTGTGTGCATTCTATATTTTCAACTCTGCATGTAAAGCAAGGAGATTATGACTGTATTAGAGTGATGATACGCTCAATATAACCCTAAAATACATTTCCTTTGTCTGAAATATCCGAATTTGGCATATTTCTACTGGCCAAGGTGGTTAGTGTTGAAACTAAGTACTTACTACACATGCATTGTCAGTGTAGCTTGTTCCATCCTGCTAATCATTGGGTGTGTGTCCACAGGCAATATTACTGGTACGCATTATAATTTCTACCCCTTTTATTATATCACGCCATCTGTTCTAGAGTTTAGTCACATGTTTGTGCCATAGTATGATACTGGTAAATGCGAGGGCACTAGCAGCAAGATCGATTGTCACTGTTTGTAGCCCGTGATATAGACCCTCAAAGTTTATAGATTAGATACGCACCAGTGTACATATCTCTAGTTCCAAATCGTTTTTCGAAATTGGTTGCGACAGAACATTGTCTTGTAATTATAAGTTTCAATCTTAGAGACCATATTTTTATATGTTCTGGACAAACAAACCCAAAAGTTTTTCTTTTGAACATGTGGATAGCTCTTATTGACACCTTAAACAAAACCAGACAATTTCAATTTCAGTACTCTCACAAAGTCAATACCACTATATATATCGTACTTTCGCATTTATTTGCAAACCACTAGAGTATGCCATTAACACAGTTAAATATTACCAAATAATGTGATCCATTTCTTTAAAATCCATCAGCTCTGCATCTGAAGTAAGGTGAATACGCTTTATAATTCATGGTATGTAGACTGAACGACGGAAACAATTGGAACAAGAGTCTTCAGTATCGAACTGCTCAATATGTCAAACTCACAATTCAAGCAAACGAAAGGTCTGTTTCGGTCGAATCAGGCTGTTGCATATAACAGATTGTAAGTTCAAAACATGCAAACAATTCGCTGTGCGTGTTTAAACAGGGTTGTTGAGTCCGAGATAATTAACAGTAGTCTCACTGTTTGGAATCAACTCTCGATTGAGATGAATTTTGACAGGGAACTCCGGCTTTAAATCTGAGAAAACCTATGTAAGCCTTCTTCGATAGATTGTTAAAGCAATTAATGAAGTTTTTGACTCTTAGTAGGAAGATTTGACTTATTAAGCAGTATATTTACGACTCCGAACCAAATTGAAACATGCTATTCTCTAAAAGGGATCTTTTGGTGTCCATGAAGAGGTTGACTTATTAACAGAGCCCCacaataaataaatggaaaTATGGCATTATCTGTTGGagcttatagataatgtcatatttgaatcaCCGCCACATTTTGACTCTaccattgtcaaattttattaatgccgttATTGACTCTTTCAACAGTTACAAAATAaaccaagtcagtattttaaaaggtaaacgaatagctcgcggagccttAGGTTTCTCCCATGGTGCCCTTGTGCATTGTATGGAACACAATGAGAACCTGTGCTCTAACTCTATTATAGCACTGGTATTAATGACAGATAAAACCTATCTGGAGTGATATTATCGAT is from Styela clava chromosome 9, kaStyClav1.hap1.2, whole genome shotgun sequence and encodes:
- the LOC144427247 gene encoding armadillo repeat-containing protein 8-like; this encodes MSMEVDQHDMSEVFPVAVQGVLSEITTMYQPYVGKIFDTDESIVFEGIKEIKNLVIGNKKQKTNFIVLGVVPRLVFLIEDSNTSMELKIQSAIVLGSLAKGVDANLKHLLDHRVLETLCSHLTTNDLQLYEATVRCLRTIITSTERTTELLYINPSEIIPKLLENINRSSCTQECTCEIIAHSCIAQNHKDLLIKLDIINLLGDLLVSPIRRVKVKALDTLAALCYKNKEACKQCAMSKIKDKPLMEIVIRLLNESQPADIQMRAAKCLTFMFRMRVLTADSWDHVIVRKVLTRLVRMCDMESDPDQRICSAETLAYLIEVDPPLQRLAYICEQFPHKLEAYFKYPSVSLTKNEHNIKFFKHALKHGKQLHRAGFLAYASLLSNDEDIRKQVATELLVKHISESLIDPCALVRSAALKCLLSLSRSVHLLRTTFQDVGIWKSLLKLMQDFAQDINETKIISSVLCNLMLDISPCKMDLKAAGLIKTITEWLNVEDLRLNAIWIFMNMSFHAELALKLEILEAISFEQILQLLQDSDRDVIIRTLGLLRNILSSDQDKIMPLYGVNIIQACKHVLTAFSDAGTGHPGLHSEYECIRAHIVCILAGVAGGDGGSTVKTFLENETELLQQVVSYLMHFDLNLQMASVSFIYNFVRMNTGCVERQAVMIELGAVNSLQHLQTTNDTVLYDKVDKVLQQFQNTK